From Granulicella sp. WH15, the proteins below share one genomic window:
- a CDS encoding YtxH domain-containing protein, with protein sequence MKARQYLFAFGIGASVGAAIALLYAPQSGAQTRRKLKRSAEDAAEQLEEAANYLKQQAEQLSSDAEKLVKKAKGNVEYAIDHAGDIVSGAVKSASRLV encoded by the coding sequence ATGAAAGCTAGACAGTATTTGTTCGCATTCGGCATCGGAGCCTCGGTGGGAGCCGCCATTGCTCTGTTGTACGCGCCCCAGAGTGGGGCACAGACACGCAGGAAGCTGAAGCGCAGCGCCGAAGACGCTGCCGAGCAACTGGAAGAGGCCGCAAACTACCTGAAGCAGCAGGCAGAGCAGCTCAGCAGCGATGCCGAGAAACTGGTCAAGAAGGCAAAGGGCAATGTGGAGTACGCCATCGACCACGCCGGTGACATCGTCTCGGGGGCGGTGAAGTCCGCCTCGCGTCTCGTCTAA
- a CDS encoding uracil-DNA glycosylase produces MSTSSAALSLKLAHEAIYQSIVDCERCPRLREYCAGLAQTRRRAYQDQTYWSRPVPGFGDPRARILILGLAPGAHGANRTGRPFTGDGSGAFMYPILHSLGLASQPTAISRDDGLRLRHAWIASVVRCAPPGDKPKPEEIRNCSIHLTNEIAALKRVKVVVCLGKIAWDGYLAHLLGAGVIERRSAYTFGHGAQYKLPNGLHLLGCYHPSLRNTNTGRLNATMFERVFVEARELAGL; encoded by the coding sequence GTGTCTACTTCCTCTGCCGCACTCAGCCTCAAGCTCGCCCACGAGGCTATCTACCAGTCCATCGTCGACTGCGAACGCTGTCCCCGCCTGCGCGAGTACTGCGCGGGACTGGCCCAGACCCGCCGCCGCGCCTATCAGGACCAGACCTACTGGTCGCGGCCCGTGCCCGGCTTCGGCGACCCCCGCGCCCGCATCCTGATCCTCGGGCTCGCGCCCGGAGCCCACGGGGCGAACCGCACTGGGCGGCCTTTTACCGGAGACGGCTCCGGGGCCTTCATGTATCCGATCCTGCACTCGCTCGGCCTCGCGTCGCAGCCTACGGCTATCTCCCGCGACGACGGCCTGCGACTGCGCCACGCGTGGATCGCCTCGGTTGTCCGCTGTGCGCCGCCGGGGGACAAACCGAAGCCGGAGGAGATTCGCAACTGCTCGATCCATCTGACGAACGAGATCGCCGCGCTGAAGCGAGTCAAGGTCGTCGTCTGCCTGGGCAAGATCGCCTGGGACGGCTATCTGGCGCACCTGCTTGGAGCCGGGGTCATCGAGCGCCGGTCAGCTTATACTTTCGGTCATGGCGCACAGTACAAGCTGCCGAATGGTCTGCACCTGCTCGGCTGCTATCACCCATCGCTGCGTAACACCAATACCGGAAGACTGAACGCAACGATGTTCGAGCGGGTCTTCGTCGAGGCCAGGGAGTTGGCGGGCCTGTAG
- the tig gene encoding trigger factor — MTPTETTETTELQTTATPEPAAETHEHTHDHEPHVHEPQPTLNPELMREIEVSVDADTVSKAFKTVVKKYQRLARIPGFRVGKVPESVIKSRFAKDVRQEVLDELVSARFRTAIEEQKLNPVSQPQLTNLLLVDGQPLQFKAAFEVLPEIDITGYDTIAVEKPEVALTEDEFEAEMTRAMENHGTVETVEDEREIVDGDWAEIEFKGIIQDTAQVVGEDGVENTSQQEPIVGEDVLIEVGGKNTLAAFSDALRGQKVGQEMQFEVTYPADFGEPRLAGQTVKYDVTLKAIKKKTFPEKDDELAKLMGDYESWSDFETKLRGMAEGRKKDALIGQAREKMLEELIAKFQFPVPESFVQQQIDARLDRGLRALAQQGMSADDMRKLDFNRLREAQRDQAIAEVKASLLLDKIAETENVEVTNDELERELLIASIQAREPFEALRERMAKDGSIDRMREQMRREKTGNALYEKLAG; from the coding sequence TTGACCCCGACCGAGACGACTGAAACGACCGAGTTGCAGACAACAGCAACCCCCGAGCCTGCTGCGGAGACGCACGAGCACACCCACGATCACGAGCCCCACGTGCACGAGCCGCAGCCCACGCTCAATCCCGAGCTGATGCGCGAGATCGAAGTGTCGGTCGATGCCGACACGGTCTCGAAAGCCTTCAAGACCGTGGTGAAGAAGTACCAGCGGCTGGCCCGCATCCCCGGCTTCCGCGTGGGCAAGGTGCCCGAGTCGGTCATCAAGAGCCGCTTCGCCAAGGACGTCCGCCAGGAGGTGCTCGATGAGCTGGTCTCGGCGCGCTTCCGCACCGCGATCGAGGAGCAGAAGCTGAACCCGGTCTCGCAGCCGCAGCTCACCAACCTGCTGCTGGTCGATGGCCAGCCCCTGCAGTTCAAGGCGGCCTTCGAGGTTCTGCCCGAGATTGACATTACCGGCTACGACACCATCGCGGTCGAGAAGCCCGAAGTGGCGCTGACCGAGGACGAGTTCGAAGCCGAGATGACCCGCGCCATGGAGAACCACGGCACCGTCGAGACGGTTGAGGATGAGCGCGAGATCGTCGACGGCGATTGGGCCGAGATCGAGTTCAAGGGCATCATCCAGGATACGGCCCAGGTGGTCGGTGAGGACGGCGTCGAGAACACCAGCCAGCAGGAGCCCATCGTCGGCGAGGATGTGCTGATCGAGGTTGGCGGCAAGAACACCCTGGCAGCCTTCTCAGACGCACTGCGCGGCCAGAAGGTCGGACAGGAGATGCAGTTCGAGGTCACCTATCCTGCCGACTTCGGCGAGCCCCGCCTGGCTGGTCAGACGGTCAAGTACGACGTCACCCTGAAGGCCATCAAGAAGAAGACCTTCCCCGAGAAGGATGACGAGTTGGCCAAGCTGATGGGCGACTACGAGAGCTGGAGCGACTTCGAGACGAAGCTGCGCGGTATGGCAGAGGGGCGCAAGAAGGACGCGCTCATCGGTCAGGCCCGCGAGAAGATGCTCGAGGAGCTGATCGCCAAGTTCCAGTTCCCCGTTCCCGAGTCTTTCGTGCAACAGCAGATCGACGCACGCCTCGACCGTGGCCTGCGTGCGCTGGCCCAGCAGGGCATGAGCGCCGACGATATGCGCAAGCTCGACTTCAACCGTCTGCGTGAGGCGCAGCGCGACCAGGCCATCGCCGAGGTCAAGGCTTCCCTGCTGCTCGACAAGATCGCCGAGACCGAGAACGTCGAAGTGACCAATGACGAGCTGGAGCGTGAGCTGCTGATCGCTTCGATCCAGGCCCGCGAGCCCTTCGAGGCGCTGCGCGAGCGCATGGCCAAGGACGGCAGCATCGACCGCATGCGTGAGCAGATGCGCCGCGAGAAGACAGGCAACGCGCTCTATGAGAAGCTTGCGGGATAG
- the clpP gene encoding ATP-dependent Clp endopeptidase proteolytic subunit ClpP, whose amino-acid sequence MGLVPMVIEQTSRGERAYDIYSRLLRDNIIFLGTPIDDNIANVIIAQMLFLSGEDPEKDIQLYINSPGGSITAGLAIYDTMQYIKNDVVTFCIGQAASMGAFLLMAGKKGKRFALPNSRILIHQPSMGGLSGQATDIDIHAREILRIREITNKLMSQSTGQSLERIERDVERDFIMTAAQSKEYGIIDDIIDKPRG is encoded by the coding sequence ATGGGTTTGGTACCGATGGTGATCGAGCAGACGAGCCGTGGCGAACGCGCCTACGACATCTACAGCCGTCTGCTCCGCGACAACATCATTTTCCTGGGCACTCCGATCGACGACAACATCGCCAACGTCATCATCGCGCAGATGCTGTTCCTGAGCGGCGAGGACCCGGAGAAGGACATTCAGCTCTACATCAACTCGCCCGGCGGCTCCATCACGGCCGGCCTCGCGATCTATGACACCATGCAGTACATCAAGAACGACGTGGTGACCTTCTGCATCGGTCAGGCCGCCAGCATGGGCGCGTTCCTGCTGATGGCGGGCAAGAAGGGCAAGCGGTTCGCTCTGCCGAACTCCCGCATCCTGATCCACCAGCCGTCGATGGGCGGGCTGAGCGGACAGGCGACGGATATCGACATCCACGCCCGCGAGATTCTGCGTATCCGCGAGATCACGAACAAGCTGATGAGCCAGTCCACCGGCCAGTCGCTGGAGCGGATCGAGCGCGACGTGGAGCGCGACTTCATCATGACGGCCGCTCAATCTAAGGAGTACGGCATCATCGACGACATCATCGACAAGCCGCGCGGGTAG